A single window of Halobacterium jilantaiense DNA harbors:
- a CDS encoding FKBP-type peptidyl-prolyl cis-trans isomerase, translating to MSDETEAEQADESSDEQGGFEEGDFVELSYTAYTVDSEELVDTTDEEVAEDEGVDTEEQDFSPRTIVIGEGHIFEAVEDDLKGKDVGDEGTVVAEEAFGEYDEEEVRTVSANKIPEDERYPGAHVDVDGEHGHVEAIIGGRARVDFNHPLAGEDVEYDYEVLDEVTDREEQAVGFLKMMFDVELDVDLETEEVEEEVTEENEDGETETTTETVEKETLYIEQSQQLQFNQQWMMGKSQVLNQVIDMLGIDRVIVQEIIDGQPAGMPGMGGMMGGAGGDLGDVEDALEDADVDADEIVEELDDEDLDLDDE from the coding sequence ATGAGCGACGAAACCGAGGCCGAGCAGGCCGATGAATCCAGCGACGAACAGGGCGGCTTCGAGGAGGGAGACTTCGTAGAGCTCTCCTACACCGCCTACACCGTCGATAGCGAGGAACTCGTCGACACCACTGACGAGGAGGTCGCCGAGGACGAGGGCGTCGACACCGAGGAGCAGGACTTCTCACCGCGCACCATCGTCATCGGCGAGGGCCACATCTTCGAGGCCGTCGAGGACGACCTGAAGGGCAAGGACGTCGGTGACGAGGGTACCGTCGTCGCCGAGGAGGCCTTCGGCGAGTACGACGAGGAGGAGGTCCGCACCGTCTCCGCGAACAAGATTCCCGAAGACGAGCGCTACCCCGGCGCGCACGTCGACGTCGACGGCGAGCACGGCCACGTCGAAGCCATCATCGGCGGCCGCGCACGCGTCGACTTCAACCACCCGCTCGCGGGTGAGGACGTCGAGTACGACTACGAAGTCCTCGACGAGGTCACCGACCGCGAGGAGCAGGCCGTCGGCTTCCTGAAGATGATGTTCGACGTCGAACTCGACGTCGACCTAGAGACCGAGGAAGTCGAGGAGGAGGTCACCGAGGAGAACGAGGACGGCGAGACCGAGACCACCACGGAGACGGTCGAGAAGGAGACCCTCTACATCGAGCAGTCCCAGCAGCTCCAGTTCAACCAGCAGTGGATGATGGGCAAGAGCCAGGTGCTCAACCAGGTCATCGACATGCTGGGCATCGACCGCGTCATCGTCCAGGAGATTATCGACGGCCAGCCCGCCGGCATGCCCGGCATGGGCGGCATGATGGGCGGCGCAGGCGGCGACCTCGGCGACGTCGAGGACGCCCTCGAGGATGCGGACGTCGACGCCGACGAAATCGTCGAGGAACTCGACGACGAGGACCTCGACCTCGACGACGAGTAA
- a CDS encoding DUF7511 domain-containing protein, with the protein MSVDARGGDAFSAPDDDPDLRLHVVRYTDQPDRVTVSPRDVSAADYTTTWLSVDADAVVSLTDAR; encoded by the coding sequence ATGTCAGTCGACGCTCGCGGCGGCGACGCGTTCAGCGCGCCAGACGACGACCCCGACCTCCGCCTACACGTGGTCCGGTACACCGACCAGCCGGACCGCGTCACCGTCTCTCCGCGGGACGTCTCGGCCGCCGACTACACGACCACGTGGCTGTCCGTCGACGCCGACGCAGTCGTCTCCCTGACGGACGCGCGCTGA
- the cyaB gene encoding class IV adenylate cyclase produces the protein MYEVEVKVPADHDDVRTALNEAGAEYLGTVAQSDTYYDAPHRDFAATDEAFRIRTVASAVADFERGDDLAADVDAVLSGGACAGGETRVTYKGPLVETESKTREEFETTVGDADEMAAVLDGLGFEPAADVRKLRAKFRLAEFTVLLDAVEGVGDYVEIETEVDTEAEVEAAREHAYEVLRDLGLDPTEQIRTSYLGLKLGDDEVAAEDA, from the coding sequence ATGTACGAGGTGGAGGTGAAGGTGCCGGCAGACCACGACGACGTCCGAACGGCGCTCAACGAGGCGGGCGCGGAGTACCTGGGGACGGTGGCGCAGTCGGACACGTACTACGACGCGCCACACCGGGACTTCGCGGCGACCGACGAGGCGTTCCGCATCCGGACTGTCGCGTCGGCCGTCGCGGACTTCGAGCGTGGCGACGACCTCGCGGCGGATGTCGACGCCGTTCTCTCGGGTGGCGCTTGCGCCGGCGGCGAGACCAGGGTGACCTACAAGGGGCCGCTCGTCGAGACTGAGTCGAAGACCCGTGAGGAGTTCGAGACGACTGTCGGCGACGCAGACGAGATGGCCGCGGTCCTCGACGGCCTCGGCTTCGAGCCGGCGGCCGACGTGCGGAAGCTCCGGGCGAAGTTCCGGCTGGCGGAGTTCACCGTCCTGCTGGATGCCGTCGAGGGCGTCGGCGACTACGTCGAAATCGAGACCGAGGTGGACACGGAAGCCGAGGTCGAGGCCGCCCGCGAGCACGCCTACGAGGTGCTCCGGGACCTCGGACTGGACCCGACCGAGCAGATTCGGACATCGTATCTCGGCCTCAAGCTCGGCGACGACGAGGTCGCCGCCGAAGATGCGTAG
- a CDS encoding methionine adenosyltransferase, with translation MTDRNIQVQSLDRGAVEDEAVEIVERKGLGHPDSICDGIAEHVCERLAQEYLDRVGTVLHFNTDETQLVAGDAAPAFGGGEVVDPIYILVVGRATSHYVDDDGTEYHIPVDSIALEAARDYLRETLPNLDLETDVIVDVKLGEGSGDLQEVFTEDGPNVPMANDTSFGVGHAPLTETERIVRETERSLNGDYADDNPAVGEDVKVMGKREDDHIDLTVAAAFVDAYVPDMDAYTAQIEALRDHVHDLATDHTDREVTVHVNTADDYESGSIYLTTTGTSAEQGDDGSVGRGNRANGLITPNRSMSMEATSGKNPVNHIGKIYNLLSTQIAEEVVAEVDGIRDLRVRLLSQIGRPIDEPHVADVHVVTEDGLDVSDVESEIQAIVDDELANVTDVTKRVIDGELTTF, from the coding sequence ATGACCGACCGGAACATCCAGGTGCAGTCCCTCGACCGCGGTGCTGTCGAGGACGAGGCCGTCGAAATCGTCGAACGAAAGGGCCTTGGCCACCCCGACTCCATCTGCGACGGCATCGCCGAACACGTCTGTGAACGCCTCGCTCAGGAGTACCTCGACCGCGTCGGCACGGTCCTCCACTTCAACACCGACGAGACCCAGCTCGTCGCCGGTGACGCCGCCCCCGCCTTCGGCGGCGGCGAAGTCGTCGACCCCATCTACATCCTCGTCGTCGGCCGCGCCACCAGCCACTACGTCGACGACGACGGCACCGAGTACCACATCCCCGTCGACTCCATCGCCCTCGAAGCCGCCCGCGACTACCTCCGAGAGACCCTCCCCAACCTCGACCTCGAGACGGACGTCATCGTCGACGTCAAACTCGGCGAAGGCTCCGGCGACCTCCAGGAGGTCTTCACTGAGGACGGCCCGAACGTTCCGATGGCCAACGACACCTCCTTCGGCGTCGGCCACGCCCCCCTCACGGAGACCGAGCGCATCGTCCGCGAGACCGAACGCTCCCTCAACGGCGACTACGCCGACGACAATCCCGCCGTCGGCGAGGACGTCAAAGTCATGGGCAAACGCGAGGACGACCACATCGACCTCACCGTCGCCGCCGCCTTCGTCGACGCGTACGTCCCCGACATGGACGCCTACACCGCCCAGATCGAGGCGCTCCGCGACCACGTCCACGACCTCGCCACCGACCACACCGACCGCGAGGTCACCGTCCACGTCAACACCGCCGACGACTACGAATCCGGCTCCATCTACCTCACCACCACCGGCACCAGCGCCGAACAGGGCGACGACGGCAGCGTCGGCCGCGGCAACCGCGCCAACGGCCTCATCACCCCGAACCGCTCCATGAGCATGGAAGCCACCTCCGGCAAGAACCCCGTCAACCACATCGGGAAAATCTACAACCTCCTCTCGACTCAGATTGCCGAGGAAGTCGTCGCCGAAGTCGATGGCATCCGCGACCTCCGCGTCCGCCTCCTCTCCCAGATCGGCCGCCCCATCGACGAACCCCACGTCGCCGACGTCCACGTCGTCACCGAAGACGGCCTCGACGTCTCCGACGTCGAATCCGAGATTCAGGCCATCGTCGACGACGAACTCGCGAACGTCACGGACGTCACCAAACGCGTCATCGACGGCGAACTGACTACGTTCTAG
- a CDS encoding tRNA sulfurtransferase encodes MLPPGADTVVVRHGDVGVKSSHVQSEMERTLRENVAAMLADRGVPGEVDREWGRILVRTPEPDRAADAAADTFGVVSASPAVAAPSNLDAITDALADTAREHYREGAFAVDARRAGSHDFDSRDVNRAGGDAVWAAVEDDFEPEVDLDDPDLTFSVEVRDEEAFVFLETRDGPGGMPLGTQKPLVALLSGGIDSPVAAWQAMKRGAPVVPLYLDLGDYGGPDHLARAEEAARKLDAYAPNRDLDLRVAPAGDAVGRLAESVGRTRMLSYRRFMYRVAEHVAEDAGAVGVVTGEAIGQKSSQTTANLGVVDRATHLPVHRPLLTWDKQEIIRAARDIGTYRDSTIEVGCNRLAPSQPLTAAPVESVRKDEPDDLFEWAREVADVVERAEVPRA; translated from the coding sequence ATGCTTCCGCCCGGAGCCGACACTGTCGTCGTGCGGCACGGCGACGTCGGCGTGAAGTCGAGTCACGTCCAGTCCGAGATGGAGCGGACGCTCCGGGAGAACGTCGCCGCGATGCTCGCCGACCGCGGCGTTCCGGGTGAGGTCGACCGCGAGTGGGGTCGCATCCTCGTCCGCACCCCCGAACCGGACCGTGCGGCCGACGCCGCGGCCGACACCTTCGGCGTCGTCTCCGCCAGCCCCGCCGTCGCAGCTCCCTCGAATCTCGACGCCATCACGGACGCGCTCGCCGATACCGCCCGCGAACACTACCGCGAGGGCGCGTTCGCGGTCGACGCTCGCCGCGCCGGCAGCCACGACTTCGACAGCCGCGACGTCAACCGCGCGGGCGGCGACGCCGTCTGGGCGGCCGTCGAGGACGACTTCGAACCCGAAGTGGACCTCGACGACCCCGATTTGACGTTCTCTGTCGAAGTCCGCGACGAGGAGGCGTTCGTCTTCCTAGAGACCCGGGACGGACCCGGCGGCATGCCGCTGGGCACGCAGAAACCACTCGTGGCGCTCCTCTCCGGCGGCATCGACTCACCGGTCGCCGCCTGGCAGGCGATGAAACGCGGCGCGCCGGTGGTCCCGCTGTACCTCGACCTCGGCGACTACGGCGGCCCCGACCACCTCGCTCGGGCCGAGGAAGCCGCCAGGAAACTGGACGCGTACGCGCCGAACCGCGACCTCGACCTCCGGGTCGCGCCGGCCGGCGACGCGGTCGGGCGACTCGCGGAGTCCGTCGGCCGCACCCGGATGCTCTCCTACCGGCGGTTCATGTACCGGGTCGCCGAGCACGTCGCCGAAGACGCCGGTGCAGTCGGCGTCGTCACCGGTGAGGCCATCGGCCAGAAGTCCAGCCAGACCACGGCGAACCTCGGCGTCGTCGACCGCGCGACGCACCTTCCGGTCCACCGGCCGCTGCTCACCTGGGACAAACAGGAGATAATCCGGGCCGCCCGCGACATCGGCACCTACCGGGACTCCACCATCGAAGTGGGCTGCAACCGGCTCGCGCCGAGCCAGCCGCTCACCGCCGCCCCGGTCGAGAGCGTTCGGAAAGACGAGCCGGACGACCTCTTCGAGTGGGCGCGGGAGGTCGCCGACGTCGTCGAGCGCGCGGAGGTGCCGAGAGCGTGA
- a CDS encoding DUF5804 family protein, whose amino-acid sequence MTEVLVLGSDDADLRLDLFDYDTARRALATYDVRSPYANTVAVDTVSLGGAVSLLNDLNWYLVRLADAAFVREPSVSETEWLSRDLAAKVRDGEVRAAETDAHLKVYGVEGGALVEPMYVTRTQGEHPEYDLREVDETFTVRVSEDEFR is encoded by the coding sequence GTGACGGAGGTACTGGTCCTCGGTAGCGACGACGCGGACCTCCGGCTGGACCTGTTCGATTACGACACCGCGCGCCGCGCGCTCGCCACCTACGACGTGCGGTCGCCGTACGCGAACACGGTCGCCGTCGACACGGTGAGTCTCGGCGGCGCGGTCTCGCTGCTGAACGACCTGAACTGGTATCTCGTCCGGCTCGCCGACGCCGCGTTCGTCCGGGAGCCGTCGGTCTCGGAGACGGAGTGGCTGTCCCGCGACCTCGCCGCGAAGGTGCGGGACGGCGAGGTCCGGGCGGCCGAGACCGACGCGCACCTGAAGGTGTACGGCGTCGAGGGCGGCGCGCTCGTCGAGCCGATGTACGTCACACGAACGCAGGGCGAACACCCCGAGTACGACCTCCGCGAGGTCGACGAGACGTTCACGGTGCGCGTCAGCGAAGACGAGTTCCGGTAG
- a CDS encoding PLP-dependent cysteine synthase family protein: MKDSILDAIGTPLVRVPAPEGATIAAKLEGFNPGGSAKDRPAREMVLAAEREGAIQPGDRLVEATSGNTGIGLAVVAAARGYDLTIAMPADMSTERKQLLRAYGADLELVEGGMETANGVADRLAAEDGGFRIGQFENPANPRAHYRTTAEEILDQVEGREIDAFVAGVGTGGTITGTATRLKEEYPDMEVVAVEPESNAVLSTGESGDDDFQGMGPGFVSDILDRDLIDTVETVDVEDAETAVQTLAREDGILVGQSSGAVYRAASRVAERIADPGLNCPEVDFDAEDFEDLNGDALADGGDPYDDCPLVVTVFPDSGERYLSAGVFD, translated from the coding sequence ATGAAGGACAGCATTCTGGACGCCATCGGGACGCCGCTCGTGCGCGTGCCAGCGCCCGAGGGCGCAACCATCGCGGCCAAACTCGAGGGGTTCAACCCCGGCGGGTCGGCGAAAGACCGGCCCGCGCGGGAGATGGTACTGGCCGCCGAGCGCGAGGGGGCGATCCAGCCGGGGGACCGACTCGTCGAAGCCACCAGCGGCAACACCGGCATCGGACTGGCGGTCGTCGCCGCCGCGCGCGGCTACGACCTCACCATCGCGATGCCCGCCGACATGTCCACGGAGCGCAAGCAGTTGCTGCGGGCGTACGGTGCCGACCTCGAACTCGTCGAGGGCGGGATGGAGACCGCAAACGGGGTCGCCGACCGTCTCGCCGCCGAGGACGGCGGCTTCCGCATCGGCCAGTTCGAGAACCCCGCGAACCCGCGAGCGCACTACCGGACGACCGCCGAGGAGATTCTGGACCAGGTGGAGGGCCGCGAAATCGACGCGTTCGTCGCGGGCGTCGGCACTGGTGGTACGATTACCGGCACCGCGACCCGGTTGAAAGAGGAGTACCCCGACATGGAGGTGGTCGCCGTCGAACCCGAATCAAACGCCGTGCTCTCGACCGGCGAATCAGGCGACGACGACTTCCAGGGGATGGGGCCGGGGTTCGTCAGCGACATCCTGGACAGAGACCTCATCGACACCGTCGAGACAGTCGACGTCGAGGACGCCGAGACCGCAGTTCAGACCCTCGCCCGCGAGGACGGCATCCTCGTCGGGCAGTCCAGCGGAGCCGTCTACCGGGCCGCCAGTCGGGTCGCCGAGCGAATCGCCGACCCCGGACTGAACTGCCCGGAGGTCGACTTCGACGCCGAGGACTTCGAGGACCTGAACGGCGACGCGCTCGCGGACGGCGGCGACCCCTACGACGACTGCCCGCTGGTCGTTACCGTCTTCCCCGACTCCGGCGAACGCTACCTCTCCGCCGGCGTCTTCGACTGA
- a CDS encoding TlpA family protein disulfide reductase: protein MTLSTMEPNPAWDADSYPAVVDAFESLADGATVHVWGADWCGDCRSQLPDFAAALDASGVDPEVYPVERGDDGKTGPNVEAYGVDLIPTVVVESPDGEELARFEERERQPPAQFLAAQLTD, encoded by the coding sequence ATGACACTGAGTACGATGGAGCCGAACCCGGCGTGGGACGCCGACTCCTACCCGGCGGTCGTCGACGCGTTCGAGAGTCTGGCCGACGGCGCGACCGTCCACGTCTGGGGCGCGGACTGGTGCGGGGACTGCCGCTCGCAGCTCCCGGACTTCGCGGCTGCGCTGGACGCGTCGGGCGTGGACCCCGAAGTGTACCCGGTCGAGCGCGGCGACGACGGGAAGACGGGGCCGAACGTCGAGGCCTACGGCGTCGACCTGATTCCGACCGTCGTGGTGGAGAGCCCCGACGGCGAGGAGTTGGCGCGGTTCGAGGAGCGGGAGCGCCAGCCGCCCGCCCAATTCCTCGCCGCGCAGCTCACCGACTGA
- a CDS encoding thioredoxin domain-containing protein encodes MTQPTDENRLDEAASPYLRQHADNPVNWQEWGEEAFRKAREHDAPIFLSIGYSACHWCHVMAEESFDDPEVAEKLNDNFVPVKVDREERPDVDSLYMKVSQVVRGGGGWPLSVFLTPDREPFYVGTYFPKHPKQGQPGFLQLLDDVTENWAEDRDELEDRADQWLSAARGELEDLPEPVDLGADSPLGDAADDIASAADRANGGFGRGQKFPQSGRLHVLLRASHLGDEYAEVARETLDAMADGGLYDHVGGGFHRYCTDRDWTVPHFEKMLYDQAELARLYVDGHRALGDSRYVAVARETLDFVDRELGHPDGGFYATLDARSPPVDDPDGEREEGAFYVWTPDQIRDAVREYAEDAPSDASDDVLADAVCERYGVDDAGNFENGTTVLTVSASVGEVADGFDADRETVGAWLDAAETRLRAARADRPRPARDDKVLAGWNGLMARAYAEAGLALDDRFADRAADAVDFVREELWDGHRLARRTIDVRKTTESSSAARQNAARSEDGEVAGVGYAEDYAYLAAGALATYEATGDHRHLAFALDLADAVLDACYDDGSGALYETPEEIEDVDVRSQATGGGSTPSPVGVASETLLALDAFDPEAGYAEAATAMLQRYGGRIDTNPGRLPELALAADTNATGHREVTVAADRTPDDWRAAVGEAYLPDRLLTRRPPTDAGLAEWLADLEIEDAPPVWAVRSADDGPRAYVCRRACSPPLESAAEITEWLAEFSR; translated from the coding sequence ATGACCCAACCGACGGACGAGAACCGCCTCGACGAGGCGGCCAGCCCCTACCTCCGCCAGCACGCCGACAACCCCGTGAACTGGCAGGAGTGGGGCGAAGAGGCCTTCCGGAAAGCCCGCGAACACGACGCGCCCATCTTCCTCTCCATCGGCTACTCGGCGTGCCACTGGTGTCACGTCATGGCCGAGGAGTCCTTCGACGACCCCGAGGTCGCCGAGAAGCTCAACGACAACTTCGTTCCCGTGAAAGTCGACCGCGAGGAGCGCCCGGACGTCGACTCGCTGTACATGAAAGTCAGTCAGGTCGTCCGCGGCGGCGGCGGGTGGCCGCTGTCGGTGTTCCTCACGCCCGACCGGGAGCCGTTCTACGTCGGCACGTACTTCCCGAAACACCCCAAGCAGGGCCAGCCCGGCTTCCTCCAGTTGCTCGACGACGTCACCGAGAACTGGGCCGAGGACCGCGACGAACTCGAAGACCGCGCGGACCAGTGGCTGAGCGCCGCCCGCGGCGAACTCGAAGACCTCCCGGAGCCAGTCGACCTCGGCGCTGACTCCCCGCTCGGGGACGCCGCCGACGACATCGCCAGCGCCGCCGACCGCGCCAACGGCGGCTTCGGCCGCGGTCAGAAGTTCCCCCAGAGCGGCCGGCTGCACGTCCTCTTGCGGGCGAGCCACCTCGGCGACGAGTACGCCGAAGTCGCCCGCGAGACGCTAGACGCGATGGCCGACGGCGGGCTCTACGACCACGTCGGCGGCGGCTTCCACCGCTACTGCACCGACCGCGACTGGACCGTCCCGCACTTCGAGAAGATGCTGTACGACCAGGCCGAACTCGCGCGGCTCTACGTCGACGGCCACCGCGCGCTCGGCGACAGCCGGTACGTAGCGGTCGCCAGGGAGACCCTCGACTTCGTGGACCGCGAACTCGGCCACCCCGACGGCGGCTTCTACGCCACCCTCGACGCACGCAGTCCGCCCGTCGACGACCCCGACGGTGAGCGCGAAGAGGGCGCGTTCTACGTCTGGACGCCCGACCAGATTCGGGACGCCGTCCGAGAGTACGCCGAGGACGCTCCGAGCGACGCCAGCGACGACGTTCTCGCCGACGCCGTCTGCGAGCGCTACGGCGTCGACGACGCCGGCAACTTCGAGAACGGAACGACCGTCCTCACCGTCTCGGCGTCCGTCGGTGAAGTCGCCGACGGCTTCGACGCGGACCGGGAGACGGTCGGCGCGTGGCTGGACGCCGCCGAGACCCGACTGCGGGCCGCCCGCGCCGACCGGCCGCGACCCGCCCGCGACGACAAAGTACTCGCCGGCTGGAACGGCCTGATGGCGCGCGCTTACGCCGAAGCCGGGCTCGCGCTCGACGACCGGTTCGCCGACCGCGCCGCCGACGCCGTCGACTTCGTCCGCGAAGAACTCTGGGACGGCCACCGGCTCGCCCGCCGCACAATCGACGTTCGGAAGACGACGGAGTCGTCTTCCGCAGCCCGTCAGAACGCGGCGCGTTCTGAGGACGGCGAGGTGGCCGGCGTCGGCTACGCCGAGGACTACGCCTACCTCGCGGCCGGCGCGCTCGCCACCTACGAGGCGACCGGCGACCACCGCCACCTCGCGTTCGCGCTCGACCTCGCGGACGCCGTGCTCGACGCCTGCTACGACGACGGGAGCGGCGCGCTGTACGAGACCCCGGAGGAAATCGAGGACGTGGACGTTCGCTCGCAGGCGACCGGCGGCGGGTCGACGCCGTCGCCGGTCGGCGTCGCCAGCGAGACGCTGCTCGCGCTCGACGCCTTCGACCCCGAGGCCGGCTACGCCGAGGCCGCGACCGCGATGCTGCAGCGGTACGGCGGCCGCATCGACACCAATCCCGGCCGGCTCCCGGAACTCGCGCTCGCCGCGGACACGAACGCCACGGGGCACCGCGAGGTCACGGTCGCCGCCGACCGGACGCCCGACGACTGGCGCGCCGCGGTCGGCGAAGCGTACCTCCCCGACCGCCTGCTCACCCGTCGGCCGCCCACGGACGCCGGGCTCGCCGAGTGGCTCGCCGACCTCGAAATCGAGGACGCCCCACCCGTGTGGGCCGTCCGGAGCGCCGACGACGGCCCGCGCGCCTACGTCTGCCGGCGCGCGTGCTCGCCGCCGCTCGAGAGCGCCGCAGAAATCACGGAGTGGCTCGCCGAGTTCAGTCGGTGA
- the purD gene encoding phosphoribosylamine--glycine ligase, with translation MTERVLLLGGGGREHAVAEALASDCELYAAAGNRNPGVAGLADGFTELDTTDPDAVLDHAESVDATLVVVGPESPLAAGVVDALEDAGIYAFGPKQADARIETDKPFQRQFMADNDVPGQAEFAAFDDSAAAADYVESVDGHVAVKPAGLTGGKGVRVTGDQVSKAEAAEYVRESGHDEWVIEERLEGVEVTVQALVANGDVRVTPVAHDHGRAFEGDEGPNTGGMGSVAGPGKLLPFVTEDDYAAAVDTIEAVVEGLDDYRGVLYGQFMLTADGPKVVEFNARFGDPEAMNTLPAMETPLLEVLVAARDGEPLPDLSFSETATVCKYVVPEDYPTDPEGGTKLTVDPEDLRDARLYYASVDERADGVYTTTSRSYAVVGTGDSLAAANDAADAALGDLPEGLRARRDVGSEALLQAREATMADLRGD, from the coding sequence ATGACAGAGCGCGTCCTCCTGCTCGGCGGCGGCGGCCGCGAGCACGCCGTCGCCGAAGCCCTGGCGTCCGACTGCGAGCTGTACGCCGCGGCGGGCAACCGAAACCCCGGCGTCGCCGGACTCGCCGACGGGTTCACCGAACTGGACACGACCGACCCCGACGCCGTGCTCGACCACGCGGAGTCAGTCGACGCGACGCTCGTGGTGGTCGGGCCGGAGAGCCCGCTGGCCGCGGGCGTCGTCGACGCTCTGGAGGACGCGGGCATCTACGCGTTCGGCCCGAAACAGGCCGACGCGCGCATCGAGACGGACAAGCCGTTCCAGCGGCAGTTCATGGCCGACAACGACGTCCCCGGGCAGGCCGAGTTCGCGGCGTTCGACGACTCCGCGGCGGCCGCCGACTACGTCGAGTCCGTCGACGGTCACGTCGCCGTCAAGCCCGCTGGTCTCACCGGCGGGAAGGGCGTCCGCGTCACCGGCGACCAGGTGTCGAAAGCCGAGGCCGCCGAGTACGTCCGCGAGAGCGGCCACGACGAGTGGGTCATCGAGGAGCGTCTGGAGGGCGTCGAGGTCACCGTGCAGGCGCTCGTCGCGAACGGCGACGTGCGCGTCACGCCGGTCGCACACGACCACGGCCGCGCCTTCGAGGGCGACGAGGGGCCGAACACGGGCGGTATGGGCAGCGTCGCCGGTCCCGGCAAACTCCTCCCGTTCGTCACCGAGGACGACTACGCGGCGGCCGTCGACACCATCGAGGCCGTCGTCGAGGGGCTGGACGACTACCGCGGCGTGCTCTACGGCCAGTTCATGCTCACCGCCGACGGGCCGAAAGTCGTGGAGTTCAACGCCCGGTTCGGCGACCCGGAGGCGATGAACACGCTGCCCGCGATGGAGACGCCGCTGCTGGAGGTACTCGTCGCCGCCCGCGACGGGGAGCCGCTGCCGGACCTCTCTTTCTCCGAGACGGCGACGGTCTGCAAGTACGTCGTTCCCGAGGACTACCCGACGGACCCCGAGGGCGGCACGAAGCTCACCGTCGACCCCGAGGACCTGCGCGACGCCCGGCTCTACTACGCCAGCGTCGACGAGCGCGCGGACGGCGTCTACACCACGACCTCGCGGTCGTACGCGGTCGTCGGGACGGGCGACTCGCTCGCGGCGGCGAACGACGCCGCCGACGCCGCGCTCGGCGACCTCCCCGAGGGCCTGCGCGCCCGCCGCGACGTCGGCTCCGAGGCGCTGCTGCAGGCGCGCGAAGCGACGATGGCCGACCTGCGCGGGGACTGA
- a CDS encoding Ntn hydrolase family protein → MGTVVAIETEGGVAFAADTGVVDDSDATSEGAHRLFAFDEALAGAVGDPGDVGEFGRRVDATLRELDVEAGRDIGITSFARLAADAAEDLGVEAVVAARDGDGRAWFRRVGPEGGALGDSQQTAIGSGAAVALGHLDSATAGPELSDAVELARESVDAARDCDPETTADVEVAELPSREYAGPTGE, encoded by the coding sequence ATGGGGACTGTCGTCGCCATCGAGACCGAGGGCGGGGTCGCGTTCGCCGCGGACACGGGCGTCGTCGACGACAGCGACGCGACCAGCGAGGGCGCACACCGCCTGTTCGCGTTCGACGAGGCGCTCGCGGGCGCGGTCGGCGACCCCGGCGACGTCGGCGAGTTCGGCCGCCGCGTGGACGCGACGCTCCGCGAACTCGACGTCGAGGCGGGCCGCGACATCGGCATCACGTCGTTCGCGCGGCTGGCCGCGGACGCCGCGGAGGACCTCGGCGTCGAGGCGGTCGTGGCGGCCCGCGACGGCGACGGGCGCGCCTGGTTCCGCCGCGTCGGGCCGGAGGGCGGCGCGCTCGGGGACAGCCAGCAGACGGCCATCGGCAGCGGCGCGGCCGTCGCGCTCGGCCACCTGGACAGCGCCACCGCCGGCCCGGAACTGTCCGACGCCGTCGAACTCGCGCGCGAGAGCGTCGACGCAGCGCGGGACTGCGACCCGGAGACGACCGCAGACGTCGAGGTCGCCGAACTCCCGTCACGGGAGTACGCCGGGCCGACCGGCGAGTAA